From the Rhizomicrobium palustre genome, the window GACGATAAGTCTGGGCGAGATTGGGATGAGCAAGCCGCCACTTTTCTGTCGAAGAGGGGCCGTCAGTCATTTTGCGCAGCTTGGCATAGCGGTCATAACGTTTCAGGGCATAACCGCCGGTCGCCACGAAATCGACCACCCGCGAAAAATCCTCGCGCGGCAGACCGTGATAGGGCGAGGCGGAAACCACCTCGCGATAAAGCTCATCTTCCGAAAACGGCGCCGAGCAGGCCATGCCAAGAACATGCTGAGCGAGTACGTCGAGACTGCCGCGCTTCAAGCGGTCACCGTCAAGCTCGCCCGCGATCACCGCCTCGCGCGCCGCTTCGCATTCGAGCACCTCGAACCGATTGGCGGGCACGAGCAAAGCCTGGCTCGGCTCATCGAGACGGTGATTTGCGCGGCCGATACGCTGCACCAGACGCGCGGCGCCCTTGGGCGCACCGATGCAGACGACATTATCGACCGCACCCCAATCGATGCCGAGATCAAGGGTGGAGGTGCAGACCACCGCTTTCAAGCGGCCTTGCGCCATCGCCGCTTCCACCTTGCGCCGTTGCTCGGGCGCAAGCGAACCGTGATGCAAGGCGATGGGCAGATTTTCTTCGTTGATGCGCCAGAGATCCTGGAAGGTAAGCTCGGCCTGACGGCGGGTGTTGACGAAGACGAGTGTCGTCTTGGCTTTTTTGATCGCCGTCATCACATCCTGCATGGCGTGACGCGCCAGGTGCCCGGCCCAGGGCACGTATTCTTCCGAGGCCAGAATGCCGATCTTGGGCACCGCACCAACGCCACCGCGCACGAGCTCCGATAACACCTCGCCGCCTTCCGGCTGAGGCATCAAATAGCGCTGCAAGGGTTTTGGATCAGCAACCGTCGCCGAGAGGCCAACGCGACGAAGACCGGGCGCGAGCGTGGAAAGCCGCGCGAGGCAGAGGGCGAGAAGATCACCGCGCTTGGAATTGTGGATAGCGTGGAGTTCATCCAACACCACGGTTTTCAGACTCGCAAAAAGGCGCGGCGCGCCGGAATGGGCGAGGAGCAGCGTCAATTGTTCGGGCGTAGTCAGAAGAATATCAGGCGGGGAATAGCGCTGACGCTGGCGGCGGCTTGCAGGCGTATCGCCGGTGCGGGTTTCCACCTTGATGGGCAAACCCATTTCCGCGATGGGGGTTTCAAGATTGCGCGCTACATCCACCGCCAGTGCCTTCAAGGGCGAGATGTAGAGCGTGTGCAGAGCGCTGGATTTACGTTTCTGTTCCAGCGCGATGAGGCTGGGCAGGAATCCCGCGAGAGTCTTGCCGCCGCCGGTGGGCGCCACGAGCAGAACGGAATTGCCGCGCGCCGCCTCTTCCACCAGGGCCAATTGATGCGCCCGCGGGCTCCAGCCACGGGAGGCGAACCAGCGGGCAAATGTATCCGGCAATAACGGAAAAGCAGGCGCGAGCATTTGGGTGAGGATAACATCAAATCCGTTTCAGCGTCTCCGGATCTTCCTCGCCATTGCACAACCGGTCCAATGCCTCGCTAAACAAAGGATCATCCGCGGCGCGGGCAAAAAGGGTCATGGACGAGCGGAATTTGAGGTCGTCAGGGGTGCCGAAAATCTCCGCAAGCGACCTTGCCTTGATCGCCAGCACCAGGCGGACGCATTCATGCAGGCGGGGCCCAAGGACCGGATGGGCGAGAAAGGCGCGCGCTTCCTCCAACCCGGCAAGGGCATAACGCTGAGCGGTGGCGCTGTGGCCAAGACCCTTGATCTGGGGAAAGACAAACCACATCCAATGGCTCAGCTTTCGCCCGGCGGTGAGTTCCTTGCGCACCTCGGCCATGACCCGGTTCTGGGCATCGACAAAACGCTGCAAATCGCCGTTCATGGCCATCTCCGCGAGAGAGGACGGAACGCTAGAACCCAAAAATCGATCAGCGGGCGAATAATACCGGACCACAAGCCTATGGCATCGGACTGGTAAATGCGACCGGGGCCGGAACACCCTTGCGGCGAAAAGCCCTGCCCCGCACGTAAAAACTGGGGATTTCCCGGATTTCGGGGCGGTAAAATGCACGGCGGCACCATCTTTGCCGCATATTGCCAAACTAAAGCCGCGTGAGTCGGGCAAAGGCCGCGCGGTTTTCGCGATCCTTCGCGCCCCGCCTGAAGCCCTTGCGGCCAAGGCAGGCGCCTAAATGTTTAGGGCACAGCGCATGTTCGGTTGGTTTCAAATACTTATGCCCCAAGAAAACAGGTTCTTCGACCTGTTCAACCGCCACGCGCGCACCATCCTGGATGGCGCCGAGGCCCTGCGGGCAGTGCTGAACAACCGCATGGATATCGCCGAAGGCTGCGCCAAGGTGTTCGAGCGCGAGAGCCAGGCCGATATCATCACCCAGGACGTGCTCAACCTGACGCGGCGCTCCTTCATCACCCCCTTCGACCGCGGCGATATCAAGACGCTGATCACGGCGCTGGACGATTCCATCGACCAGATGAAGAAGACCTGCACCGCGATCCTGCTTTACGAGGTCAAGGAATTCGAACCCCATATGGCGCAGATGGGCGATCTCATCGTCGATGCCGCCAAGCTCACCATCGAGGCGGTCGCGCTTCTGGGGGCGCTGCGCCAGGATACGGCACGGGTGAATGCGGTGACCGAAGCGATCATGCGGCTGGAAGATGCCGCGGACGAACTCAATCACCTCGGCCTCAAAGCCCTTTTCGCGAAACACCGCCAAGGCAACGCGATGGATTTCATCGTCGGCGCGGAAGTCTATGACCATCTTGAAAAGGTCATGGACCGCTTCGAAGACGTCGCCAATGGCATCAGCGGCATCGCCATCGAGCAAGCATGAGCGACTTTCTGCTTATCGGCTTGATCGTCACCGCCCTCGCGTTCGATTTCTTGAACGGGTTGCATGACGCGGCCAATTCCATCGCCACCATCGTTTCCACCCGGGTTTTAAGCCCGCGCTGGGCGGTGTTGTGGGCGGCCTTCTTCAACTTCGTCGCCTTCCTTGTGTTCGGGATTTCGGTGGCCAAGACCATCGGCACCGGCATCGTGGCCCCAGGCGTGATCACTGATCAGGTGGTATTCGGCGCGCTGATTGGCGCGATCTGCTGGAACATCATCACTTGGCTGGCGGGCATCCCCTCCTCCTCCTCGCATGCGCTGGTGGGCGGACTTCTGGGCGCGGGCGTCGCCCATGCTGGCACCAAAGTCATCATGTGGCAGGGGCTCTCCAAAACGGTGGGCGCGATTTTCCTTTCCCCCGCGATCGGCCTTCTGTTGGCGCTGATCCTGGTGGCGATTTTCTCCTGGTTCTTCGCCCGCTCCAATCCGACCCGCGTCGACGGGCTGTTCCGTAAGGTGCAGTTCTTCTCGGCCTCGATGTATTCGCTCGGCCATGGCGGCAATGATGCGCAGAAGACGATGGGCATCATCACCGCCCTGCTCTTCGCCCACGGCGCGCTCAAGGGCGGTTTTCATGTGCCGCTCTGGGTCGTGTTAAGCTGCCAGACGGCGATGGCCGCGGGAACACTTTGCGGCGGCTGGCGTATCGTCAAAACGATGGGTTCACGCATTACCCGGCTGACACCCTTCCAAGGGGTGTGCGCCGAAACGGCAGGCTCGATCACCTTGTTCCTGGCAACCGGCCTTGGCATCCCCGTCTCGACCACCCACACCATCACCGGTGCGATTATCGGCGTGGGCGCAGCAAAACGCGCCTCGGCGGTGCGCTGGAACGTGGCCAAGGACATCGTGGTGGCCTGGTTCGTCACCATGCCCGCAGCCGCCCTGATCGGTGCCATAGCCTATCACGTGTACGGATGGCTCTAATGGCGGGCGGCAAGCTTAAGCTCGCCCCCACCAAAACGACTGGCATTCAATATGGCGCCCTGCCCTGGCGCCTGCGCGGTGACGAAGTGCAAATCCTGCTCGTCACCTCGCGCCGCACCCGCCGTTGGATCATTCCCAAAGGCTGGCCGATGGACGGCTTGAAGCCCCAAGACGCCGCCGCCCGCGAGGCGCAGGAAGAGGCAGGCGTTTTCGGTGAGATCAGCGCCCGCGCCATCGGCCAATACCGCTACGCCAAGACCATGCGCAACGGGCACCAGATTTCCTGCCGCGTGGAAGTGTTTCCGCTTAAAGTCGCTCTGGAAGAGCACGATTGGGCCGAGATGGACGCGCGCGAGCGGCGCTGGGTATCGGTGCCGGACGCCATCGCCTCGGTGCATGAGAGCCAGCTCAAGGCCCTGATCCGCCGCTTTGCTAGCCGCATCAACAGCCAAATGAGACGTAAATAACCCATGGTCGCCTTAAGGCTTGAAGACGAAGGTCTGGACTACATCTCCGCCAAGCTCGACGAGGCGGGCGGACTGGCGAGCACCTTCCGTAAAGAAGCGATCTGGGAGCCGGTGGTGTTCGTGCCCGATTTCGCCGATCCCCTCACATTGCCCGATCTCGACAGCGGCGGGGTAGTAAGCCAGGAGGGCGCCAATGCAGAATTCGTCGCCTATCTGCACTTCCTGAAACAGCGAAACGCCAAGCTGCAAAGCCTGATCCTGGCCGACCCCTTCGCGCAGGTCAGCGACCTTGATTACGTCGGCGAACTGCCCGAGGAGCTGGTGACCATCTTCGGCAGCCTGAATTACGTTTATGACATTTCGACCGTCTCGCCTGCGCTAATCTGGGATTATCGCGCTTTCGTGGTCAGTTATTTGAAGCTCGCATATGTCAGTGAAATGCCGCCGGAGAAAATCCGTGCGCTAGCCGAAGACGAGCCGGATGATCTTTTTGCCCGGCTTTCACGCGGCATTCGTCATATCGCGGTCAATTGCTACGATGACGAAAGCTGGCTGGTCGTACGTCACGAAGATAAATAACCGACGCTTTTTGTTGCGCGATCGGCACCAAGGCCCCATTCTCTTCACGTAAGAGGAGAGAGAATGGCATCAGCATCAACCGATATCGCCAGTTATAGCGACGCTCTTGTTGTGCTCGGCACAGCCGCCGTGATCGTGCCTTTGGTGCGAAAATCGGGCGTTTCACCGGTGCTCGGGTATCTTTTAGCCGGCGCGATATTGGGCCCCCTGGGGCTTGGTGCCTTTATTCATCAGATTCCGGCGCTTTATTGGTTCACGGTCGTAGATCAGAGCCATGTCTCGGGCATCGCCGAACTCGGTATCGTTTTCCTGCTTTTCATGATCGGGCTGGAGCTTTCGTTCCAGCGTCTCAGAACCATGCGCCGCCTCATCTTGGGCCTGGGCGGCATGCAGGTGGTTTTGACCTCTATCGTGGTGGCGGCCATCGCCATGGCCATGGAGGTTCCCTCGACCGTCGCCCTTGTCATCGGCATGAGCGTGTCGCTCTCCTCGACCGCCATCGTGCTGGAACTTCTCTCCTCGGCGGGCAGGATGGCAACGAGTGTGGGCCGCGCAAGCTTCGCGGTACTGCTCGCCCAGGATATCGCCGTGGTGCCGATCCTGATGTTCATCGCCATCGCGGGCGGTGGCGGCGACGGACCGGTGTGGATGACCCTTGCCCGCGCCCTTCTGCAAGCGGCGGCGGCCATCACGGTGATCATCGTGCTCGGCCGGGTGGCGGCAAAGCCGCTGTTCCGCCTGGTCGGTTCCACCCGCTCTACGGAGATCTTCATCGCCGCGGTGCTGTTTGTGATCGTCTTCTCTGGCGTGATCGCACATGCGGCCGGGCTTTCCATGGCGCTGGGCGCTTTCGTGGCAGGCATCCTGCTGGCGGAAACCGAATACGGCAAATCTATCGAGGCGACCATCGAGCCCTTCAAGGGCCTGCTCCTCGGCATCTTTTTCTTCACCGTGGGCATGTCGATCGATTTTCGCGAAATGCTGCGCGAGCCCCTGCTGCTCGTCGCCTGCGTGGTCGGGCTGATCGTTACCAAAGCTATCGTTTTGACCTTGCTGGGGCGGCTTTATCGCCTCTCCTGGCATTCAGCGATCGAAACCGGGCTTCTCTTGGGACCCGGCGGCGAATTCGCCTTCGTGGGCCTTGGCATGGCGGCAGGGCTGCATTTGATCAATCCGCGCGTAACCGGCTTCATCCTGGCGGCGGTGGCGATCACCATGGCGCTGACCCCTCTTCTGGCGGCTGCGGGCCGAAAGATCGCAACCAAGCTGCACGATGAAACCGTCACCGACCCCAAGCTCGCCATCAAGCCGCCGGAGGATGAAGCCCATGCCATCATCGTCGGCTATGGCCGCGTCGGACAGGTGGTGAGTTCGCTGTTCAAGGAACTGGACGTTCCCTTCGTCGCCACCGATTACGATCCCCATGTGGTGACCCGCGCGCGGCGGGCCGGCGATACGGTCTATTTCGGCGACGCCGCCGATCCCGATTACTTGCGTTTATGCGGCCTGGATAAGGCCACCGGCGTGATCATCACCATCAATGCGCGCGAAAGCATTGATGCGATTGTCGCCGAAGTGCGGGCGCAGCGTCCTGACGTGCTGATCGTTTCCCGCGCCAAGGACGCACTGCATGCGAGCCATCTTTATTCGGTGGGCGCGAGCGATGCGGTGCCCGAAACCATCGAAGCCTCGCTGCAGCTTTCCGAAGCGGCGCTGGTGGGACTGGGCGTGCCGACCGGGCTTGCCATTGCCGCCATCCATGAACAGCGCGACGTCTTCCGCGGCGCCCTGCAGAAGGCCGCGCGCGAGGCCGGCCGCAGCGAAAGCTACGCCATCCGCCGCAAGCACGGCCGGGTAACTTAAAGGAAGCGGAACCACCGCACATCTCCATCCGTTTTTTTGCTGGAGCATGAGACGGAGGAGACAATGCGCAAAAATCTGCTTTTAGCTCTGACTTTCCTGAGCGGCACGGCACTTTACGGCGCCTATGCCGAGACCCAGAGCTTGGCCCCAGAAGAAGCGCGAACCGATCAGCTCAACCGGAGCGTGGCCGCGGGCAATGCCAAAGCGGACGCCGAGTATCAGGCGGCGCAGGATCGCTATAACCAGCAGCAAGCCCATTATCAGCAGCAGCAAGCGGCCTATGACCAGGACGCGATACGCTACCTCGCCGCCAAGGACCGCTATGCGGCGGAGCGCGCCCGGTATCAGCGCGGCGAATGGCCCAAGCGCTATGAGAAACTCAGCTTCGTCGATAGCGACAGCGTGATGGGCGCGCCGGTGGAAACCTCAAGCGGCACGCGGGTCGGTCACGTGGAAGGTCTGGCGCGCACCGATGGGCGCATTCAGGCTGTGCGGGTCGCGATGGACGGCGGCAGCAAGCATGTCTGGATCGAGCGCGGCGATCTGAAATTCGATACCGAGGATCGTCTTTTGGTAACGGACTTCGCGCATCACGATTTGGTTAGCATGTCCGCTGAGCAATACTAAGCCACACGAGAGACTGACAGGTACGCCAGTTTTCCTAGAAAAACGGGCTTTTGATACCGGTATCCTCAACATCGGTGAAGAGCGGCTCTAAATATTTGTAGCTATCGAGTGCTCGCGCGCGTGTGCATCATTGCCCTCATCTAGGGGAGCACATCATGCTGATTACGGAAACGCCTATCCGTTCGGAGCCGAAGAGCCTCGACGCGTATCGCCAGTATATACACCAAGTAATGGAAATCCAAAGTGAAACTGTTCGCCGCTTGGCGGACACCGAAGCCATGCCGCCGATCGAGATGGCGGCGCTGTTGGAAGATGTCGCCAATACCTTCCTCGACCTCTCTGACGAAATCAGAGACTTCGCGCTGGGCCGCCCGAAAGGCGAAGGCCGGGGGCTTTAAGCCCCGTCACGGTTTGGGAGGTTTAGACGCGGCCGAACGCGTGCGAATAGACCTCCTCCGCCGCGCACCTCAGGCGGCAAAGAAATCCAATACCGCGCGCTTATAGCCAGGATCACCGACCGCAGTCATATGATCCTTGTTGGGCAGTACCACCGCCCGTCCATGCGCAAAATGCGCGGCGAGGCTGAAGGGTGATTTGACGAGCGTATCTGTCTCGCCCGCCACCACCAGCACCGGAACCGCAATCTTTTTCAGTTCGTCCGGGGTGGAGCGCGGCCGGTTCGCTGTCATGCAGGCAGCGAGCGCCACGCGGTCTTTGCCTTTTTGCCCCCCGAAAATGCGAAATTTGCGCGCTTCGTCATCCTCGATCTGTTGTGGATCGTCTGTGAGAAGACCTTTGGCAACCTTGAGGCCCCAATCGGCGGCCTCGCCGAAATAATTCTCGCCAATCCCCGCCGCCACGACTTTTTCCACGCGTTCTGGGTGCAGCACGGCTAGGCGGATCGACAGGATCGCCCCCATCGAATAGCCCATCACCTTGGCCTTGGAGATGCCAGCGGCATCCATCACAGCGACGATATCGCCGACCAGATTTTCGCCATAGGCCGCGGGATCATGCGGCTTGTCGCTTTTGCCATGGCCACGGCAGTCAAAGCTGACGACGCGATAACCGGCGGTCACCAGACGATCAATCCAACCCGTTGAGCCCCAGTTCTGATCGCGGGAAGAGGCAAAACCGTGCACCAAAACAACCGGATCGCCCGCCCCTACGCTGGACCAGGCAAGATGGACCCCATCGGGGGCGATAGCAGTTTGATCGGGGGCGTGGCTCGTCATGGGTCTAGCAAATAGAGTCTTCCCCAAAAGGGGGCAAGAGCGGCTATGATAGACGCGTGGTCCGCCTGAGCATTAAGCTTTCGATGTCCATCGACTCTTTGCGCCGCGATGTGATTTCCGCCATCGACGCCTTGAAAGGCGAGTTGATCGGCATTTCGCACGCCATTCATAGCGAGCCCGAAATCTCGCTGCAGGAATTCAAGGCCAGCGCGCGCCTCGCCGATGCCGCAAGCGAGCATGGCATGGCGGTGACGCGCGAGGCCTATGGCATGCCCACCGCGTTCGCCACGGAGTTTGGCAAAGCGGATGGACCAACCATCGCCATCCTCTCCGAATACGACGCCCTGCCCGGTATCGGCCATGCCTGCGGCCATAATGTGATTGCGGCGATTGGCTATGGCGCGGCGGTGGCGCTCTCGAAGATCGGGCTGCCGGGCAAGGTCCGTTATCTCGGCACGCCCGCGGAAGAAGCGCATGGCGGCAAGGAATTGATGGCGCGTCATGGCGCGTTCGATGGCGTGGATGCGGCGATGATGATCCATCCCGCCAATATGAATTTGATGACCATGCCAACAATTGCCGTGGCTGATGTCGAAGCCATTTATCACGGCAAAGCGGCGCATGCTTCGGCGATGCCGTTTCGCGGGCTGAATGCGCTAGATGCAGTGATAACAGCCTATTCGTCTATCGCGCAGCTCCGCCAGCATATCCGCAACAGCGAGCGCATTCACGGCATCATCACTGATGGCGGTATGGCCCCGAATATCGTGCCAGAGCGCGCCGCCTGCCGCTTCTTCATCCGCGCGCCGGATGTGCATGATCTGACGGT encodes:
- a CDS encoding ligase-associated DNA damage response DEXH box helicase gives rise to the protein MLAPAFPLLPDTFARWFASRGWSPRAHQLALVEEAARGNSVLLVAPTGGGKTLAGFLPSLIALEQKRKSSALHTLYISPLKALAVDVARNLETPIAEMGLPIKVETRTGDTPASRRQRQRYSPPDILLTTPEQLTLLLAHSGAPRLFASLKTVVLDELHAIHNSKRGDLLALCLARLSTLAPGLRRVGLSATVADPKPLQRYLMPQPEGGEVLSELVRGGVGAVPKIGILASEEYVPWAGHLARHAMQDVMTAIKKAKTTLVFVNTRRQAELTFQDLWRINEENLPIALHHGSLAPEQRRKVEAAMAQGRLKAVVCTSTLDLGIDWGAVDNVVCIGAPKGAARLVQRIGRANHRLDEPSQALLVPANRFEVLECEAAREAVIAGELDGDRLKRGSLDVLAQHVLGMACSAPFSEDELYREVVSASPYHGLPREDFSRVVDFVATGGYALKRYDRYAKLRKMTDGPSSTEKWRLAHPNLAQTYRLNAGTIVEDPMIDIRLQSKGKPVGVGGRTLGQMEEYFVEQLAPGDTFVFAGEVLSFHGIHEDAAYVSRTNDPEAEIPSYNGGKFPLSTFLAQRVREMVSNPKSWHLLPDPVQEWLKIQEWRSVIPQAGQLLVETFPRGNKFYLVCYPFEGRLAHQTLGMLVTRRLERLRLQPTGFCANEYALAVWGRRDMSGVDLGALFDEDMLGDDLDAWLAESNLFKRTFRNCAVIAGLIERRSPGKEKTGRQVTFSTDLIYDVLREHEPDHILLQATYQDAATGLLDVARLGDMLKRVKGRIISRNLERVSPLAVPALLEIAKEMVAGEAQEEILRETEESLVADAMRMD
- a CDS encoding DUF1810 domain-containing protein gives rise to the protein MNGDLQRFVDAQNRVMAEVRKELTAGRKLSHWMWFVFPQIKGLGHSATAQRYALAGLEEARAFLAHPVLGPRLHECVRLVLAIKARSLAEIFGTPDDLKFRSSMTLFARAADDPLFSEALDRLCNGEEDPETLKRI
- a CDS encoding PRC-barrel domain containing protein, coding for MRKNLLLALTFLSGTALYGAYAETQSLAPEEARTDQLNRSVAAGNAKADAEYQAAQDRYNQQQAHYQQQQAAYDQDAIRYLAAKDRYAAERARYQRGEWPKRYEKLSFVDSDSVMGAPVETSSGTRVGHVEGLARTDGRIQAVRVAMDGGSKHVWIERGDLKFDTEDRLLVTDFAHHDLVSMSAEQY
- a CDS encoding DUF47 domain-containing protein — encoded protein: MFGWFQILMPQENRFFDLFNRHARTILDGAEALRAVLNNRMDIAEGCAKVFERESQADIITQDVLNLTRRSFITPFDRGDIKTLITALDDSIDQMKKTCTAILLYEVKEFEPHMAQMGDLIVDAAKLTIEAVALLGALRQDTARVNAVTEAIMRLEDAADELNHLGLKALFAKHRQGNAMDFIVGAEVYDHLEKVMDRFEDVANGISGIAIEQA
- a CDS encoding M20 family metallopeptidase, encoding MSIDSLRRDVISAIDALKGELIGISHAIHSEPEISLQEFKASARLADAASEHGMAVTREAYGMPTAFATEFGKADGPTIAILSEYDALPGIGHACGHNVIAAIGYGAAVALSKIGLPGKVRYLGTPAEEAHGGKELMARHGAFDGVDAAMMIHPANMNLMTMPTIAVADVEAIYHGKAAHASAMPFRGLNALDAVITAYSSIAQLRQHIRNSERIHGIITDGGMAPNIVPERAACRFFIRAPDVHDLTVLKKRVVACFEAGALATGCRLELKWTGADYLDLKTNWPLAEEFQKHAEALGRQFFKMEDIPQGFAGSTDMGNVSHRVPSIHPMLAVAPSDVIIHHPDFAHWAAADAGDQAVLDGAKALALTALDMMADTHLLVRVKSDFAASAELSRLAVQEVSHQHHHGGCGCC
- a CDS encoding alpha/beta fold hydrolase — its product is MTSHAPDQTAIAPDGVHLAWSSVGAGDPVVLVHGFASSRDQNWGSTGWIDRLVTAGYRVVSFDCRGHGKSDKPHDPAAYGENLVGDIVAVMDAAGISKAKVMGYSMGAILSIRLAVLHPERVEKVVAAGIGENYFGEAADWGLKVAKGLLTDDPQQIEDDEARKFRIFGGQKGKDRVALAACMTANRPRSTPDELKKIAVPVLVVAGETDTLVKSPFSLAAHFAHGRAVVLPNKDHMTAVGDPGYKRAVLDFFAA
- a CDS encoding inorganic phosphate transporter; translation: MSDFLLIGLIVTALAFDFLNGLHDAANSIATIVSTRVLSPRWAVLWAAFFNFVAFLVFGISVAKTIGTGIVAPGVITDQVVFGALIGAICWNIITWLAGIPSSSSHALVGGLLGAGVAHAGTKVIMWQGLSKTVGAIFLSPAIGLLLALILVAIFSWFFARSNPTRVDGLFRKVQFFSASMYSLGHGGNDAQKTMGIITALLFAHGALKGGFHVPLWVVLSCQTAMAAGTLCGGWRIVKTMGSRITRLTPFQGVCAETAGSITLFLATGLGIPVSTTHTITGAIIGVGAAKRASAVRWNVAKDIVVAWFVTMPAAALIGAIAYHVYGWL
- a CDS encoding NUDIX hydrolase, with product MAGGKLKLAPTKTTGIQYGALPWRLRGDEVQILLVTSRRTRRWIIPKGWPMDGLKPQDAAAREAQEEAGVFGEISARAIGQYRYAKTMRNGHQISCRVEVFPLKVALEEHDWAEMDARERRWVSVPDAIASVHESQLKALIRRFASRINSQMRRK
- a CDS encoding cation:proton antiporter, which codes for MASASTDIASYSDALVVLGTAAVIVPLVRKSGVSPVLGYLLAGAILGPLGLGAFIHQIPALYWFTVVDQSHVSGIAELGIVFLLFMIGLELSFQRLRTMRRLILGLGGMQVVLTSIVVAAIAMAMEVPSTVALVIGMSVSLSSTAIVLELLSSAGRMATSVGRASFAVLLAQDIAVVPILMFIAIAGGGGDGPVWMTLARALLQAAAAITVIIVLGRVAAKPLFRLVGSTRSTEIFIAAVLFVIVFSGVIAHAAGLSMALGAFVAGILLAETEYGKSIEATIEPFKGLLLGIFFFTVGMSIDFREMLREPLLLVACVVGLIVTKAIVLTLLGRLYRLSWHSAIETGLLLGPGGEFAFVGLGMAAGLHLINPRVTGFILAAVAITMALTPLLAAAGRKIATKLHDETVTDPKLAIKPPEDEAHAIIVGYGRVGQVVSSLFKELDVPFVATDYDPHVVTRARRAGDTVYFGDAADPDYLRLCGLDKATGVIITINARESIDAIVAEVRAQRPDVLIVSRAKDALHASHLYSVGASDAVPETIEASLQLSEAALVGLGVPTGLAIAAIHEQRDVFRGALQKAAREAGRSESYAIRRKHGRVT